A single Stutzerimonas stutzeri DNA region contains:
- the aceF gene encoding dihydrolipoyllysine-residue acetyltransferase: protein MSETIRVPDIGSGEGEVIELFVKVGDRIEADQSILTLESDKASMEIPAPKAGVVKSLKVKLGDRLKEGDELLELESEGGDANAAPAEAAAEPAGASSGGPADEAEAPTPPGDENPSASAEQGQSQDIKVPDIGSSGKASVIEISVQVGDTIAAEQPLITLESDKASMEIPSPAAGVVQSISVKVGDEVGTGDLILVLEGAASQPTQARAPASQAQAQPREQVAEQAAEQPTEAAGEAIEEVRIPDIGSSGSANVIEVMVKAGDTVEADQSLITLESDKASMEIPAPKAGIVESLSIKIGDEAKTGDLILTLKVAGAAPAKKAEARAQEAAPQQQAVAPNKQGVPEAKAASTPAPAVSGPSKAGTKVHAGPAVRMTAREFGVELADVQGTGPKGRILKEDVQAYVKTMMGKAKQAATAGATGGAGIPPIPTVDFSRFGEIEEVPMTRLMQVGAANLHRSWLNVPHVTQFESADITELEAFRVAQKAIAEKAGVKLTVLPLLLKACAHLLKELPDFNSSLAPSGKALIRKKYVHVGFAVDTPDGLMVPVIRNVDQKSLLQLAGEAAELAEKARTKKLSPDAMQGACFTISSLGHIGGTGFTPIVNAPEVAILGVSKAAMQPVWDGKAFQPRLMLPLSLSYDHRVINGAAAARFTKRLSELLADIRTMLL from the coding sequence GTGAGTGAAACCATACGCGTACCCGACATCGGCAGCGGTGAGGGTGAAGTTATCGAGTTGTTCGTCAAGGTCGGCGACCGCATCGAAGCCGATCAAAGCATTCTGACGCTCGAATCCGACAAGGCCAGCATGGAAATCCCGGCACCCAAGGCCGGTGTGGTCAAGAGCCTGAAGGTCAAGCTTGGCGATCGCTTGAAAGAAGGCGACGAACTGCTGGAGCTGGAAAGCGAAGGCGGCGATGCGAATGCCGCGCCAGCCGAAGCGGCGGCCGAGCCGGCCGGTGCCAGCAGTGGCGGACCGGCTGACGAGGCCGAGGCGCCAACCCCGCCGGGCGATGAAAACCCTTCGGCCTCCGCCGAGCAAGGTCAATCGCAGGACATCAAGGTGCCGGACATCGGTTCCTCCGGCAAAGCCAGCGTTATCGAAATATCGGTCCAGGTCGGCGATACCATCGCGGCCGAGCAGCCATTGATCACACTCGAATCCGACAAGGCCAGCATGGAGATTCCATCTCCTGCAGCCGGCGTGGTGCAGAGCATTTCGGTCAAGGTGGGCGATGAGGTCGGCACCGGCGATCTGATCCTGGTTCTCGAGGGCGCGGCAAGCCAGCCGACGCAGGCCCGCGCACCGGCCAGCCAGGCGCAGGCCCAGCCCAGGGAGCAGGTCGCCGAGCAGGCAGCGGAACAACCCACCGAAGCCGCAGGTGAAGCCATCGAAGAGGTGCGCATTCCGGATATCGGCTCCAGCGGCAGCGCCAACGTCATCGAGGTCATGGTCAAGGCAGGTGACACGGTCGAGGCGGATCAGTCGCTGATCACCCTCGAATCCGACAAGGCCAGCATGGAAATCCCGGCCCCCAAGGCCGGCATCGTGGAGTCGCTATCGATCAAGATCGGCGACGAAGCCAAGACCGGCGACCTGATCCTGACCCTGAAGGTGGCAGGTGCGGCCCCGGCGAAGAAGGCCGAGGCCAGGGCACAGGAAGCGGCACCGCAACAGCAGGCGGTTGCACCGAACAAGCAGGGCGTACCGGAAGCCAAGGCTGCCTCGACCCCTGCGCCAGCGGTGAGCGGTCCGAGCAAGGCCGGCACCAAGGTGCACGCCGGCCCGGCCGTTCGCATGACGGCACGCGAGTTCGGCGTCGAGTTGGCGGATGTCCAGGGCACCGGACCGAAGGGGCGAATCCTCAAGGAAGACGTTCAGGCCTACGTCAAGACCATGATGGGCAAGGCCAAGCAGGCTGCGACGGCCGGCGCAACCGGCGGCGCGGGAATCCCGCCGATTCCAACCGTGGACTTCAGCCGTTTCGGTGAAATCGAAGAAGTCCCGATGACTCGCCTGATGCAGGTCGGCGCCGCCAACCTGCATCGCAGCTGGCTCAACGTGCCTCACGTGACGCAGTTCGAGTCGGCCGACATCACTGAGCTGGAAGCCTTCCGCGTGGCGCAAAAGGCCATCGCCGAAAAAGCCGGTGTGAAACTGACCGTGCTGCCGCTGCTGCTCAAGGCGTGCGCGCATCTGCTCAAGGAACTGCCGGACTTCAACAGTTCGCTGGCGCCGAGCGGCAAGGCACTGATCCGCAAGAAGTACGTGCATGTCGGCTTCGCCGTCGATACGCCGGACGGCCTGATGGTTCCGGTGATTCGTAACGTCGACCAGAAAAGCCTGCTACAGCTGGCGGGAGAAGCCGCGGAGCTGGCCGAGAAGGCCCGCACCAAGAAGCTGTCGCCGGATGCCATGCAGGGCGCCTGCTTCACGATCTCCAGCCTCGGTCACATTGGCGGCACCGGCTTCACGCCGATCGTCAACGCACCGGAAGTGGCGATCCTTGGCGTGTCCAAGGCGGCCATGCAGCCGGTGTGGGATGGCAAGGCCTTCCAGCCGCGGCTGATGCTGCCGCTGTCGCTGTCCTACGACCACCGCGTCATCAACGGCGCCGCGGCGGCGCGCTTCACCAAGCGCCTGTCGGAGTTGCTGGCGGATATCCGCACGATGCTGCTGTGA
- the aceE gene encoding pyruvate dehydrogenase (acetyl-transferring), homodimeric type has protein sequence MQDLDPVETQEWLDALESVLDREGEDRAHYLMTRMGELATRSGTPLPYGITTPYRNTIPVTREAKMPGDLFMERRIRSLVRWNALAMVMRANLKDPDLGGHISTFASSATLYDIGFNYFFQAPTEEHGGDLIYYQGHASPGIYARAFLEGRLSEDQMLNFRQEVDGKGLSSYPHPHLMPDFWQFPTVSMGLGPITAIYQARFMKYLENRGFIPAGKQRVWCFIGDGECDEPETLGAISLAGRENLDNLVFVINCNLQRLDGPVRGNSKIIQELEGVFKGANWNVNKVIWGRMWDPLFAVDEDGRMQRRMDEAIDGEYQNYKAKDGAYVRKHFFGADPELLKRVEKMSDEEVWKLNRGGHDPYKVYAAYHQAVNHKGQPTVILAKTIKGYGTGAGEAKNIAHNTKKVDIDSLKKFRDRFDIPVNDSQLEELPFYRPAEDSAEMKYLRKCREKLGGSLPQRRPKSFSIPTPPLETLKAVLDGSGDREISTTMAFGRILSQLVKDKDLGKRIVPILADEARTFGMEGMFRQLGIYSPVGQLYEPVDRDQVMYYREEKDGQILQEGLNEAGAFSSFMAAGTAYSNYNQPMLPVYIFYSMFGFQRIGDLAWAAGDAQTRGFLLGGTSGRTTLNGEGLQHEDGHSHILASTIPNCRSYDPTYGYELAVIMHHGMHQMMEKQESVYYYITVMNENYQQPAMPQGVEDGIIKGMYLLEEAKGDFKHRVQLLGSGTILREVRAAVDMLAKMGVGADVWSVTSFNELRRDGLAVDRWNRLHPTEAPRKSYVEQCLEGREGPVVASTDYMKLFADQIRQWVPSREYQVLGTDGFGRSDSRAKLRDFFEVDRRWVTVAALQALADRGAIERKVVAEAITEFGIDPEKRNPLDC, from the coding sequence ATGCAAGATCTCGATCCCGTCGAAACCCAGGAATGGCTGGACGCCCTCGAGTCAGTACTCGACCGCGAAGGTGAAGACCGCGCCCACTATCTGATGACCCGGATGGGGGAACTGGCCACCCGTAGCGGCACGCCACTTCCTTATGGCATCACCACGCCCTACCGCAACACCATCCCTGTCACCCGCGAAGCCAAGATGCCCGGCGACCTGTTCATGGAGCGACGCATTCGCTCCCTGGTCCGCTGGAACGCACTGGCGATGGTCATGCGCGCGAACCTGAAGGACCCGGACCTGGGTGGACATATTTCCACCTTCGCCTCCAGTGCGACGCTCTACGACATCGGTTTCAATTATTTCTTCCAGGCGCCCACTGAAGAGCACGGTGGCGATCTGATCTACTATCAGGGCCATGCCTCCCCCGGCATCTACGCCCGCGCCTTCCTCGAAGGCCGCCTGAGCGAAGACCAGATGCTCAACTTCCGCCAGGAAGTCGATGGCAAAGGCCTGTCGAGCTACCCGCACCCACACCTGATGCCGGACTTCTGGCAGTTCCCGACGGTTTCCATGGGCCTGGGCCCGATCACTGCCATCTACCAGGCGCGCTTCATGAAGTACCTGGAAAACCGGGGCTTCATCCCCGCCGGCAAACAGCGCGTCTGGTGCTTCATCGGCGATGGCGAGTGCGACGAACCGGAAACCCTCGGCGCCATCTCCCTGGCCGGCCGTGAGAATCTGGACAACCTGGTGTTCGTCATCAACTGCAACCTGCAGCGGCTCGACGGCCCGGTGCGTGGCAACAGCAAGATCATCCAGGAACTCGAAGGCGTCTTCAAAGGTGCCAACTGGAACGTCAACAAGGTCATCTGGGGTCGCATGTGGGACCCGCTGTTCGCAGTCGACGAAGATGGTCGCATGCAGCGCCGCATGGACGAGGCGATCGACGGCGAATACCAGAATTACAAGGCCAAAGACGGCGCTTACGTGCGCAAGCATTTCTTCGGCGCCGACCCGGAACTGCTCAAACGCGTCGAGAAAATGTCCGACGAGGAAGTCTGGAAGCTCAACCGTGGCGGTCACGACCCCTACAAGGTCTATGCGGCCTACCATCAGGCAGTCAACCACAAGGGCCAGCCGACCGTCATCCTGGCCAAGACGATCAAGGGTTACGGCACCGGTGCCGGTGAGGCGAAGAACATCGCCCACAACACCAAAAAGGTCGATATCGACAGCCTGAAGAAATTCCGCGACCGCTTCGACATTCCGGTCAACGACTCGCAACTCGAAGAGCTGCCGTTCTACCGTCCGGCCGAAGACAGCGCGGAGATGAAATACCTGCGCAAGTGCCGCGAAAAGCTTGGTGGCTCGCTGCCCCAGCGCCGGCCCAAGAGCTTCAGCATCCCGACACCGCCGCTGGAAACGCTCAAGGCGGTGCTGGACGGCTCGGGCGACCGTGAAATATCCACCACCATGGCGTTCGGCCGGATCCTGTCGCAGCTGGTCAAGGACAAGGACCTGGGCAAGCGCATCGTACCGATCCTCGCCGACGAGGCGCGTACGTTCGGCATGGAAGGCATGTTCCGCCAGCTGGGCATCTACTCCCCGGTGGGGCAGCTGTACGAGCCGGTCGACCGCGACCAGGTGATGTACTACCGCGAAGAGAAGGACGGCCAGATTCTGCAGGAAGGCCTCAACGAGGCTGGCGCTTTCTCCTCCTTCATGGCCGCGGGTACCGCCTACAGCAACTACAACCAGCCGATGCTGCCGGTCTACATCTTCTATTCGATGTTCGGCTTCCAGCGCATCGGAGATCTGGCCTGGGCCGCTGGCGATGCTCAGACCCGCGGCTTCCTGCTGGGCGGCACCTCCGGTCGCACCACGCTCAACGGTGAAGGATTGCAGCACGAGGATGGCCACAGCCATATTCTCGCCAGCACCATCCCGAACTGCCGCAGCTATGACCCCACCTACGGCTACGAGCTGGCGGTGATCATGCATCACGGCATGCATCAGATGATGGAGAAGCAGGAAAGCGTCTACTACTACATCACCGTGATGAACGAGAACTACCAGCAGCCGGCCATGCCGCAGGGTGTCGAGGACGGCATCATCAAGGGCATGTACCTGCTCGAAGAAGCCAAGGGCGACTTCAAGCACCGCGTGCAGTTGCTGGGCTCCGGCACCATCCTGCGTGAAGTGCGCGCAGCGGTCGACATGCTGGCCAAGATGGGCGTGGGCGCTGACGTCTGGAGCGTCACCAGCTTCAACGAACTGCGTCGCGACGGCCTGGCGGTGGACCGCTGGAATCGCCTGCACCCCACCGAAGCGCCACGCAAGAGCTACGTGGAGCAGTGCCTGGAAGGTCGCGAAGGCCCGGTCGTCGCGTCTACCGACTACATGAAACTGTTCGCCGATCAGATCCGCCAGTGGGTTCCGTCCCGTGAATACCAGGTACTGGGCACCGACGGTTTCGGTCGCAGCGACTCGCGCGCCAAGCTGCGCGACTTCTTCGAAGTCGATCGCCGCTGGGTCACCGTGGCTGCGTTGCAGGCACTCGCCGATCGTGGCGCCATCGAACGCAAGGTCGTGGCCGAGGCCATCACCGAGTTCGGTATCGACCCCGAGAAGCGCAATCCGCTGGATTGCTGA